The genomic DNA TGCAGAAAACGGTGGCAGTCGATATGAAATTTTCCCGTATTTATGAAACTAACAAAATCAAATATAGTGAAAaacaattataaattaattgaaaatgataacttttatatttttctaaaaatgggAATGGTTGGAAATGatatcataaaatagaaaacagTGTCGGTACTGGAATTTTCCATCCCACTTTCATCCCTAGTTGTAGAGGAGGAGCCAAGGCTGTGGTAGGAAGCACCGGTGGTCATGTTGCAATAGATATCACATGATGTTACAGTAGAGATTTTGGAATGTTGCAAGTGTTTCATGCGGATATTGCAAAAATAGATCTGGATGTTTCCGATGTTGCACGTGCTTCACATGTATGTTGCAAGTGTTTTATCTGGATATTGCATTTTCATCGAGAAATTTAGATTGTTCAATGGTACATGAAACATATGTTGCTGCGGATTTTTTCTCATCACCGATGGATGGataataaatttttttgactTTTTTTGACGTTGCAAATGCTGATTTTCGATGTTGCATATGTTAAGTTTTTTATGTTGCAGATGCTACTTTTAGATATTACATGGGAGCTGTTCCCATCGAACATCCGGGCTAGCAGCGCCGTTTCTTAGtctagaaaaaatatttttgcaagaccttttatcGTTTTTGAGGGACATGAAACCGAGAATTCTTTTTCACGATAATATCCTTCAAATTCCAGAGCCTTGAAATGTGATAGCGATAGGTTAAGGATAGAGACGAGAAATGAGTTGGCGGATCGCTTCGCAATACATGCGTTGGTGATCTTTGCACTCTCAAGTCTCAAGTCCTGAGCCCAccatagaaaaatccaaaggtGATATCATTTTTTAACCCAAAGGTACAACCACCTTCTTCCGCTGGAGGCCAGCCACAAGCCCACGACACACGCAACCAAAGCACGGTTGCTACCCACCTCGCACCGAGACAACAGCAGTGCTCACCGCCGGGCATGGACTCGCCGCTGGGCCGGCCTGCGCTGCTCGCGCTATCCGTGCTCCTCCTCGTCGCGCTCTACctcgcgcgccggcgccgcgcccgcgGCAAGAACCGGAAGTACCCGCCGGTGGCCGGCACCGTGCTGCACCAGCTGCTCAACTTCGACCGCCTGGTGGAGTACCAAACCGAGCTCGCCCGCAGGTACGGCACCTTCCGCATGCTCACCCCGACCTGCAACTACGTCTACACCGTCGAGCCCGCCAACGTGGAGTACATCCTCAAGACCAACTTCGCCAACTACGGCAAGGGGGTGATGACGCACGACGTGCTGGAGGACCTCCTCGGCGACGGCATCTTCAACGTGGACGGCGCCAAGTGGCGGCACCAGCGGAAGGTGGCCAGCCACGAGTTCTCCACGCGGGTGCTTCGCGACTACAGCAGCGCCGTGTTCCGCGACACGGCCGCGGAGCTCACGGGCAtcgtggccgccgcggcgcggggcgaCGGGGAGAGGGTGGATATCGCCGACCTGCTGATGCGCTCGACGCTGGACTCCATCTTCAAGATCGGGTTCGGGGTCAACCTTGGCTCCCTGTCCGGGTGCAGCAAGGAGGGCGCGGCGTTCGCCAGGGCGTTCGACGACGCCAGCGAGCAGGTGCTGTACCGGTTCTTCGACCTGTTCTGGAAGGTCAAGAGGTTCTTCAGCATCTCGTCGGAGGCGGCCATGAAGCGCTCGGTCCGCACCATCAACGATTTCGTGTACGCCGTCATCGACAGGAAGATCGAGCAGATGGGCAGAAACCATCAGGAATTCGTGAGCTCCTCTGCAGCGCCTTTGCTCGACTCACGGTCGCTCCAACCATTTCCTGACCCGGTCACGTTTGTCTTCTCTGTGGCAGGCCAAGAAAGAGGACATCCTGTCGAGGTTCCTGCTCGAGCGGGAGCGAGATCCTGGCTGCTTCGACAACAAGTACCTGCGGGACATCATCCTCAACTTCGTCATCGCCGGCCGCGACACCACGGCGGGGACCCTGGCCTGGTTCCTCTACGAGCTCTGCAGGAACCAGCGCATCCAGGAAAAGATCGCGGAGGAGGTGCGCGCCGCCACCGtcacgggcgacggcggcgtcggcgcgcaGGAGCTCGTGGCGTGCCTGACCGAGGACGCCATCGGCAAGATGCAGTACCTGCACGCCGCGCTGACGGAGACGCTCCGGCTCTATCCGGCCGTGCCCATCGTAAGCTGGACCCGAACGATCGGCACCGCACGTCGTGACCCAATTTTTTGCCTGACGATTGCTGATTTTATTTGGAGTCTGCTTTGCTGTCGACTACACAGGATGTGAAGTACTGCTTCTCGGACGACACGTTGCCGGACGGCTACGCGGTGAACCAAGGGGACATGGTGAACTACCAGCCGTACCCCATGGGCAGGATGAAGTTCCTGTGGGGCGCGGACGCCGAGGAGTTCAGGCCGGAGAGGTGgctcggcgacgacggcgtGTTCGTCCCCGAGAGCCCCTTCAAGCTCACGGCTTTCCAGGTGATGAGCTGAGCTGCCACAGTCAATCTGATCTCCTGAATCCTTCTCGTTCTCGACAAACAATCGGGGCCACTCGTGGCGTCCTCGAGTAACCGCCGCATGTGACGTGTTCTTGGCCTCTTGCTTGTTGCGAGTTCACAGGCGGGGCCTCGCAtctgcttggggaaggagttcGCGTACAGGCAGATGAAGATCTTCGCGGCCGTGCTGGTCTACCTCTTCCGATTCGAGATGTGGGATGCCGACGCCACGGTGGGCTACCGGCCTATGCTGACGCTCAAAATGGACGGCCCGCTCTACGTGCGCGCGTCGCTCCGGCGGCGATGAGATGGGCCTTgtgcaaaaaggaaaaggtcAACCGCGCGTCTGGTTGTCAAGTCGGATTTGAAAAAATACGATGTCTCCATCTAGTAGTGTCATACTAGTAGTACTGCATCGGATTATTTCAAGCTGATCGACGCAAATAAAAGTTCTCAGATTAACTCTTGTACAGTCAAGTGCTCACTCAAAAAACTAAATGCAAGGGTTTCTTCTGATCCAGCTATGATCCtatgtctctctttttttttgcgttttccCCCCTTTTTTGTTGAGGTAATGCCACAAGCTTAGTTCAGGCACCAGGTTTGAGCCATGCCAGCGGGTACAAATCTCCGTTCAATCCGGCCATGACCCACCTTCTAGATCCTGCAGCGAATCCTCCCCCTCTGGTCAACTGCAATTAACACCGGCGCATCTACCACGGCAGTGTAGCAGTAAACAACATGCTACTGACCATTATCCTATCTTAAACCCTGGGCTAACAGCAAGCGGCGCTCCCGTGTTCCACAGGAACCAGCTCCCCATTTCTCGATTTAACTCTCTGCGATTGTTGACCCCGGCCCATGCTTGTTCAGCTCTCCGTGATCCGAGATGCCGCAGAATCAATCGGTGCTTCGAGCCATCTTTAAAATAGACGCTTCAATGTCTTCGGTTTTAGTTCAGGATTTCAGCAAGGTCTTGCTTATCGATGCCGATGCTTCGGGTAGGACGGTTTTCATGTACGACGAAGCTGGCGGCCCTTGGTTTTTGCCGGCGCGCCACGAccgatcgccgccgccgatccatTTTGGCCGTCAGAatgaggcgccgccgccgtcgatttgACGTCGACACGCCGGGCGACGAATGGGCCTTCCGGACGCGCTGCGAAAACGTTTGGAAATGGTTAGATCACAATGCTGCCATTGATCGGAATGCTGGCGCGCATAGTATCAGGgacagggagagggaggaacacAAGGCAGCGAGAACCGATGCAACTGCGACAGACCTTCACGCGCGATGCTCCCCCGGCGCCGTCGGATCCGCTCCAGCACGCCGCCCAGCGCCACATCCAGCGCGTCCTCCATGCCGTCGCCGAGcccgtcggacgacgacgagtacACGAGCCGCGGGATCATATCCACCACGCGCTCCTGcatccgccgcgcccgccgctcgCTGATCCCCTCCAGCACGTCGCGCACGCTCACGTTGCCCACGCGCAGCGCCTGCCGGTCGATGAACACGGACCACTCCCCCTTGTCGCCGCGCGGCCCCGGCGGCAGGTACCACCGGTACTGGTCGTACGCGGTCCGCCGCCAGAAGAGCACCGGCACGGCGCCGGCCACCATGCAGTCGAACATGGACCCCCGCGTGAAGCTGTCCCCGCGCGGCTGCAGGCAGAACCGCGAGTCCAGGAACAGCtccagcaccgccgcgccgtTGTCGGTGCACCGCGTGCCGCGGCAGTCCACGGCGCGGCAGCGCTCGCTCCCGGCGTCCTCGCACTCCTCCAGCAGCACCCCCCTGAAGTCGCTCCGGAACCCGgagcgcggcgcgccggcgaaCCCGAAGAGCTTGCTGCGCTTGCGGGAGAGCACGTGGCGCTGCCACGCGCGCacgtccgcggcggcgtggggatGGAAGCCCGTCGGGTACGGGACGCCGACGTCCATGGGGTCCAGCGTGTCGGCCTCGATGGCGAGGCGGGTGACGTTGGCCATCCCCGGCAGGACCACGAAGTTGGTGCCCCACCCGTCGTCGCCGTAGCGGCGGAAGTCCCACGTGATGCGCCCCAGCGTGATGAAGTGATCCCACCCGCCGGACCTCTGGAACGACGTCTGGTTCTTGAGCCACCGTAGCAGCCGAAACCCCGCCCTGtcgcggtcggcggcggtggagtTATCCCCCCACAGGTGGCTGCCGACGTCGAGGCCGACGTAGAACGGCACGTAGAACGCGGAGGCCTGCGACGGGTCGGTGGTGCGGCACTGGTGGGATAGGAGGCGCCGGTGGATGATGACCTCGAGCTGGAACTGGTCAGTGTTGTACCAGCTGTGCAACGACACGTTCCGCGTGACGTTGAAGAAGACGGGCAGcgtggccgccgcctcgccgaagCCACCGTTGGTTAGGTAGGGGCAGAACGAGTACCAGGGCCACAGGCTCTCGCAGTCGTCGACGAGGTCGTGGTTGAACTCCGGTGGGAGGTCGTAGACGTAGACGAGCCCCGCCTCGCACGCGCCGGCGTCGACCGCGCCGTTGGGCCAGGTGGTGTTCCTCCGTCCCGGCGCCGGGAGGAAGCGGAAGCTGACGGGGGAGTCGAGGAGGGACCAGAAGAGCacgagctcgaggacgaggaagGCCAGGAGCAGCACGGACCCTCGCAGCAGTGCCGGCACCGGGGATGGAGCGGCGCCATCGAGCGGCGATCCCGGCTGCGAGGGTGGCTGGGCCGGCGATGCTGGTGACTCGGGCATTGGGGGATGGGGGGCCTCGTGTGTGAAAGGACTGTGAAAGTGCAGTGCTGGAGAAACGGACTGTACAGAGTATAGACAGTGCTTCAGATCCACTCCGAGGGGAAGGCAGAAGAATGCAAAGGATGCCATATGGAGGCAACCCCGTAAGAGTGGATCTGAAGCAACGTGTGAGCTGCTGTCAGCTGATTACCGTGGATAGAATAGATTATAGATGCAAGATTACTAAGTAGTCAATGATCAAAGCCGGCAAGAAGTGCAGGGTTTTGTTTTCGCACTCCAATCGGATAAACAACTTGTTTAACCATGTGTCCATGTCAGATACAGTTTTTCCGATGTCATGTGGTGctgtgagattttttttttaatcacGAAGCtcataccaaatcagcaccagctatcAGAGTGGATGTTATGCAAATTATTACAGTAGTGCACAGCAATGGAACTTCTGCATCCATTCAGTCCATTCAGTAAATGGGATTGCTGCACTGTCACAAGTTGGATGTCCAATGCAATTTTCAAGTTTGTAACGAAAGAGCAACCAGTGTCACGCTGACCTGGGACGAACAATCGCACGCACTCATGCCCGCAGACGGAGATGCCCCAAGCGGCCGATCAGTGACCTTGGCCTGCTGACGTCAAAGCCGGCgggttttttttataaaaaaagccGGCGGGGTTGTGGGTACTGGAGTACCACGAAACCATAACCGGCCAGCCGAGATGTCGCGCGAAGAAAATAGAGGAGCGGGTCATTGCCGTCCCTCAGGGTGTTTTGGAATAGAGATTTAAAAAAGTCCCAGAaattttttagtatttaaaaatattaaataaatattaattataaaactaattgcagaatcCTGGGGTTAAACtgcgagatgaatttaatgaggtatcttaatctatgattagagaatggttactgtagcatcaatgtagcaaattatgaattaattagcctcattagattcgtctcgcgaaaaaacactcagctgtcaaaaaatatttataaacaaattttatttaatactataaaatagtaagatttttttttgatgtgatagggacttctgaaaaaaatttagaaCCAAACACAGCCAGTCAAGAGTTCTTTCATCGGCAATTCTTTACTCTCCCACCTCTCCGCACCCGACGCTGAGATGGATGTGGTGAAACGCGTTGAAACCATGCAGTTGTTTTGCTGGTTTCCCCCCCTGGcgctcgatgcaaaacaagacCAAAACTCACAACACATGTTGTAGTCTTCATATGACCTCGTAATTAGCTTTTTTTAGTAGGATGACCTCGTAATTAGCTCCTCGCATAAAATTGACTCCGAGcaggaagcttaaagagcgtaTCCGCTTGTTTCGCACAGGCTAAGCTGAAATTGGCCCATTTGGAAAAAGTTGGCCCATTTGAGGAAAACTGGCTCTGGGCGGCCCAGGCTAGCTTGTAGTCTATGCATATTGGCCCATAATTACCAGTTAGCCAAATACCTAAGGAGCCGCTAAGGTTGATCAACCCCAATCTCAAGACCAAGCGGATAATTACACGGCAACACATGGCATCTTTGTTGCATTCGTAGCTTTAGGGGTGCAAATCGGTGATTTATAGATGCATCTACAAtcctttttagttcaaatatttgtgTTACTCTTCCAATATGAGATTTAATTTTGAAGAAGTCTCACAAATATTTGAAGTAAAGAAGGTTGAACCTGCACATAGAGATCACCAATTTGCAACCCTAGTACTCAATCACAGAGGGGGCCAGTGTGCTGGAGGCCTGGAGTGTTCCTGAAGTCTCTTGGGCGCAAGCAGCGcaacccccccccaccccccccccccccccccgtccacGGCATGGGGCCGCCGCGCCAACCGTAACCAAAAGCCGCCGCTGTTCTTTCCCGTTTCCGCCCTTGTTTACTGCCAAAAGACAACAGTCCCTAAGGCCCCAGCATCACGATCTACAGTCCATCCTCCCCCAATCCCCCGCCTCCGCCCTACTGCGCCGCACGTTCTggtccccgcgccgccgtgccg from Panicum virgatum strain AP13 chromosome 7N, P.virgatum_v5, whole genome shotgun sequence includes the following:
- the LOC120682054 gene encoding xyloglucan galactosyltransferase XLT2-like, yielding MPESPASPAQPPSQPGSPLDGAAPSPVPALLRGSVLLLAFLVLELVLFWSLLDSPVSFRFLPAPGRRNTTWPNGAVDAGACEAGLVYVYDLPPEFNHDLVDDCESLWPWYSFCPYLTNGGFGEAAATLPVFFNVTRNVSLHSWYNTDQFQLEVIIHRRLLSHQCRTTDPSQASAFYVPFYVGLDVGSHLWGDNSTAADRDRAGFRLLRWLKNQTSFQRSGGWDHFITLGRITWDFRRYGDDGWGTNFVVLPGMANVTRLAIEADTLDPMDVGVPYPTGFHPHAAADVRAWQRHVLSRKRSKLFGFAGAPRSGFRSDFRGVLLEECEDAGSERCRAVDCRGTRCTDNGAAVLELFLDSRFCLQPRGDSFTRGSMFDCMVAGAVPVLFWRRTAYDQYRWYLPPGPRGDKGEWSVFIDRQALRVGNVSVRDVLEGISERRARRMQERVVDMIPRLVYSSSSDGLGDGMEDALDVALGGVLERIRRRRGSIAREARPEGPFVARRVDVKSTAAAPHSDGQNGSAAAIGRGAPAKTKGRQLRRT
- the LOC120682055 gene encoding cytochrome P450 704C1-like, which produces MDSPLGRPALLALSVLLLVALYLARRRRARGKNRKYPPVAGTVLHQLLNFDRLVEYQTELARRYGTFRMLTPTCNYVYTVEPANVEYILKTNFANYGKGVMTHDVLEDLLGDGIFNVDGAKWRHQRKVASHEFSTRVLRDYSSAVFRDTAAELTGIVAAAARGDGERVDIADLLMRSTLDSIFKIGFGVNLGSLSGCSKEGAAFARAFDDASEQVLYRFFDLFWKVKRFFSISSEAAMKRSVRTINDFVYAVIDRKIEQMGRNHQEFAKKEDILSRFLLERERDPGCFDNKYLRDIILNFVIAGRDTTAGTLAWFLYELCRNQRIQEKIAEEVRAATVTGDGGVGAQELVACLTEDAIGKMQYLHAALTETLRLYPAVPIDVKYCFSDDTLPDGYAVNQGDMVNYQPYPMGRMKFLWGADAEEFRPERWLGDDGVFVPESPFKLTAFQAGPRICLGKEFAYRQMKIFAAVLVYLFRFEMWDADATVGYRPMLTLKMDGPLYVRASLRRR